A stretch of the Cryptosporangium minutisporangium genome encodes the following:
- a CDS encoding VOC family protein — MTVVLNHTIVRARDKDASAAFFARLISRSVGPPTGPFTPVQVNDDLTLDFDDRGPFTAGHYGFLVDDETFDALLGRLDGIPFGSGPEHGWDRRINHLAGGRGVYVGDPDGHSYEFFTVSPS, encoded by the coding sequence ATGACCGTCGTCCTCAACCACACGATCGTCCGCGCCCGCGACAAGGACGCCTCGGCGGCGTTCTTCGCGCGGCTGATCAGCCGCAGCGTCGGCCCGCCGACCGGGCCGTTCACTCCCGTCCAGGTCAACGACGACCTGACGCTGGACTTCGACGATCGCGGCCCGTTCACGGCCGGCCACTACGGCTTCCTCGTCGACGACGAGACGTTCGACGCCCTGCTCGGCCGGCTGGACGGCATTCCGTTCGGCTCCGGGCCCGAGCACGGCTGGGACCGCCGGATCAACCACCTGGCCGGCGGGCGCGGCGTTTACGTCGGCGATCCGGACGGCCACAGCTACGAGTTTTTCACCGTGTCGCCGTCGTGA
- a CDS encoding MarR family winged helix-turn-helix transcriptional regulator: MTDGGPALFRLVRFWSRRWARGAVEHPQVVLVVEAVHAAGADASVNDVARQLGLDQSGASRMVAAATAEGYLVRARAATDARRTALRLTPAGYELLTAARSWQRETFEQLTAHWPASDRERFAGYLHRLADEAGA, encoded by the coding sequence ATGACCGACGGTGGGCCTGCGCTGTTCCGGCTGGTGCGGTTCTGGTCGCGGCGCTGGGCCCGGGGCGCCGTGGAACACCCTCAGGTGGTGCTGGTCGTGGAGGCCGTGCACGCCGCCGGTGCGGACGCGAGCGTGAACGACGTCGCCCGGCAGCTGGGGCTGGACCAGTCCGGAGCCAGCCGGATGGTGGCGGCAGCCACCGCCGAGGGCTACCTGGTACGCGCCCGCGCCGCGACGGACGCCCGCCGCACCGCCCTACGGCTCACCCCCGCAGGCTACGAGCTCCTGACCGCGGCGCGGAGTTGGCAGCGCGAGACGTTCGAGCAGCTCACGGCGCACTGGCCGGCGTCGGACCGGGAGCGCTTCGCGGGCTACCTGCACCGCCTGGCCGACGAAGCCGGCGCCTGA
- a CDS encoding MerR family transcriptional regulator: MFSIGDFATLGRVSVRMLRHYDTLGLLVPERAPSGYRYYRAEQLHALNRITALKGLGFSLAQVKTILHDDVGVDELRGMLRMRRAELDAQMAADQARLRAVEVRLRLIESEGRMSVDEIVVKPVAPVRVAALQTTVSSYDSGEIGPAIQPLYQELCAHLDAAGIVPIGAGVSFFDGTGEDGQPIRISAGMQVGAAPDPSYGFEIVDLPAIPAAATLVHRGAMDTVDASYQALAAWISDHGYRMLGHSREVYLEFSEDHDKWVNEIQIAVEKA, from the coding sequence ATGTTCAGTATCGGAGACTTCGCGACGCTGGGTCGGGTGTCGGTGCGCATGCTGCGCCACTACGACACCCTCGGGCTCCTCGTGCCGGAACGGGCCCCGTCGGGGTACCGCTACTACCGCGCCGAACAGCTGCACGCCCTCAATCGGATCACCGCGCTGAAAGGGCTCGGCTTCTCGCTGGCTCAGGTGAAGACGATCCTCCACGACGACGTCGGGGTGGACGAACTGCGCGGGATGCTGCGGATGCGGCGCGCGGAGCTCGACGCGCAGATGGCCGCCGATCAGGCCCGGCTGCGCGCCGTCGAGGTGAGGCTCCGGTTGATCGAGAGCGAGGGCCGGATGAGTGTCGACGAAATCGTCGTCAAGCCCGTCGCGCCGGTCCGGGTCGCGGCGCTGCAGACCACCGTGAGCAGCTACGACTCAGGGGAGATCGGGCCGGCGATCCAGCCGCTCTACCAGGAGCTGTGCGCGCACCTGGACGCTGCGGGCATCGTCCCGATCGGCGCCGGCGTCTCGTTCTTCGACGGCACCGGCGAGGACGGCCAGCCGATCCGGATCAGCGCGGGCATGCAGGTCGGCGCGGCACCGGACCCGTCGTACGGCTTCGAGATCGTGGACCTCCCGGCGATCCCGGCGGCGGCCACCCTCGTGCACCGCGGTGCGATGGACACCGTCGACGCGAGCTACCAGGCGCTCGCGGCCTGGATCTCCGACCACGGGTACCGGATGCTGGGGCACTCCCGCGAGGTGTACCTGGAGTTCTCCGAAGACCACGACAAGTGGGTCAACGAGATCCAGATCGCCGTCGAGAAGGCGTGA